A window from Prochlorococcus marinus CUG1435 encodes these proteins:
- a CDS encoding AAA family ATPase, with product MKIVPSEFANSAWNYFIYAKEIAYKNHQQDVDSDNLLFALLQQDNLTNKILKENNVNSNDLEREIISSLNAKAKMKNKQDNLYIGDSLYKIFLKANDIKNTLDDVVISTEHLIYGFTYDKKYGFKILNQKSIPEFLEIIKKMKSDPAIKNKFDTANESLDKYGVDLTQSARDGILDPVIGRDEEIRRTIQILSRRTKNNPVLIGEAGVGKTAIVEGLAQRIINADVPSALQNRKLISLDMGSLIAGAKYRGEFEERIKNVLKKVKESEGKIILFIDEIHTVVGAGASGGSLDASNLLKPMLARGELRCIGATTINEHKQNIEKDPALERRFQKIKIDSPSIDDTVSILRGLRERYEVHHSVRISDNALVAAATLSERYINDRFLPDKAIDLIDEAASRLNMVITSKPEEIDEIDRKVLQFEMEKLSLKRETDDFSVERLKKINNELILLKNRQAELGAQWKKEKDEIDEISTIKEEIESIQLQIEQAKRSFDLNKAAELEFGTLNSLQKKLKEKSESLVNSYKKGETSLLRQEVTFDDIAEVVSKWTSIPVQNLNQSEKDRLLSLESILKEKIIGQDNAIRAVADSIKRSRTGLNDPNKPLASFLFLGPTGVGKTELSKVTAKIIFDSNSSITRLDMSEYMEKHSVSKIIGAPPGYLGFESGGQLTEAVRKNPYSLILLDEIEKAHKDIVDILLQVLDDGIITDGQGRTINFKNSIIVLTSNLGSQSINDLSVRKEDENEIKKVVDNELKKFFKPEFLNRLDEIVIFNNLELNDIKEIAKIQLHNLEKRLNKKNLKFKITDEAINQLVENSFDHTYGARPLKRIIQKQIETKISNNILNNNYLKKDEINIYLVNGEIIVD from the coding sequence ATGAAAATAGTTCCAAGCGAATTTGCAAATTCAGCTTGGAACTATTTTATTTATGCCAAAGAAATTGCTTATAAAAATCATCAACAAGACGTAGACTCAGATAATTTATTATTCGCTTTATTACAACAAGATAACCTTACAAATAAGATCTTAAAAGAAAATAATGTGAATTCCAATGATCTTGAGAGAGAAATAATTTCTTCATTAAATGCGAAGGCAAAAATGAAAAATAAACAAGATAATTTATATATTGGTGATTCTCTTTACAAAATATTTTTAAAAGCGAATGATATTAAAAATACTTTAGATGATGTAGTGATATCAACAGAACACTTAATTTACGGTTTCACCTATGATAAAAAATATGGATTTAAAATTTTAAATCAAAAAAGTATTCCAGAATTTCTTGAAATTATTAAGAAAATGAAGTCAGATCCAGCAATAAAAAATAAATTTGATACTGCTAATGAGTCTTTAGATAAATATGGTGTTGATCTAACCCAATCAGCAAGAGATGGGATCTTAGATCCTGTTATTGGAAGGGATGAAGAAATTAGAAGAACAATTCAAATACTAAGTAGAAGAACAAAAAATAATCCCGTTCTTATTGGAGAAGCTGGGGTTGGTAAAACAGCCATAGTTGAAGGTTTGGCTCAAAGAATTATTAATGCTGATGTACCTTCTGCACTACAAAATAGAAAACTAATTTCATTAGATATGGGTTCACTTATCGCTGGGGCAAAATATCGTGGAGAATTTGAAGAAAGGATAAAAAATGTCCTAAAGAAAGTAAAGGAATCGGAAGGTAAGATCATTCTTTTTATTGATGAAATTCATACAGTAGTTGGTGCAGGCGCTAGTGGAGGTTCTTTAGATGCAAGCAACCTATTAAAACCAATGCTTGCAAGAGGAGAACTTAGATGTATTGGTGCTACAACAATTAATGAACATAAACAAAATATAGAAAAAGATCCTGCTCTAGAACGAAGATTTCAGAAAATAAAAATTGATTCTCCTTCAATAGATGATACTGTATCAATATTAAGAGGACTGAGGGAAAGATACGAAGTTCATCATAGTGTGAGGATTTCCGATAATGCTTTGGTTGCAGCTGCCACCCTTAGCGAAAGATACATTAACGATAGGTTTCTTCCTGACAAAGCAATAGATCTAATAGATGAAGCAGCCTCAAGATTAAATATGGTTATAACTTCCAAGCCTGAAGAAATTGATGAAATTGATCGAAAAGTTTTACAGTTTGAGATGGAAAAATTATCTCTAAAAAGAGAAACAGATGATTTTTCAGTAGAAAGATTAAAAAAAATCAATAATGAACTTATATTACTCAAAAATAGACAGGCAGAATTAGGCGCTCAATGGAAAAAAGAAAAAGATGAAATTGACGAGATTAGCACCATAAAAGAAGAAATTGAATCGATTCAACTACAAATAGAACAAGCCAAAAGGAGTTTTGACCTCAACAAAGCAGCAGAATTAGAGTTTGGAACTTTAAATTCTTTACAAAAAAAATTGAAAGAAAAAAGTGAATCCCTCGTTAATTCCTACAAAAAAGGAGAGACGAGTCTTTTAAGGCAAGAGGTGACTTTCGATGATATTGCAGAAGTTGTATCAAAATGGACTTCTATTCCTGTACAAAACTTAAACCAGTCAGAAAAAGATAGGCTTTTAAGCCTCGAGTCGATCCTTAAGGAAAAAATTATTGGTCAAGATAACGCAATTAGGGCTGTTGCAGATTCCATTAAGAGATCAAGGACTGGGCTAAATGATCCAAACAAACCATTAGCCAGTTTCCTTTTTTTAGGTCCAACTGGTGTTGGGAAAACAGAGCTAAGTAAAGTAACAGCAAAAATTATATTTGATTCAAATTCTTCAATTACAAGACTTGATATGTCTGAATATATGGAAAAGCATTCCGTTAGCAAAATCATAGGTGCGCCTCCTGGATATTTAGGTTTTGAATCAGGAGGACAACTAACAGAAGCTGTACGAAAAAATCCCTATTCATTGATACTTTTAGACGAAATAGAGAAAGCTCACAAAGATATCGTAGATATTCTCTTACAGGTACTTGATGATGGAATCATTACTGATGGTCAAGGTCGAACAATCAATTTCAAAAATTCAATTATTGTTCTCACAAGTAATTTAGGAAGTCAATCAATAAATGATTTATCAGTTAGAAAAGAAGATGAAAATGAAATTAAAAAAGTTGTAGATAATGAACTCAAAAAATTTTTCAAGCCTGAGTTTTTAAATCGACTTGATGAAATAGTTATTTTTAATAATTTAGAATTAAATGACATAAAAGAAATTGCAAAAATCCAGCTTCACAATTTAGAAAAAAGACTTAACAAAAAAAACTTAAAATTCAAAATCACGGATGAGGCAATTAACCAACTGGTCGAAAATAGTTTCGATCATACCTATGGTGCAAGGCCCTTAAAAAGAATTATTCAAAAACAAATTGAGACAAAAATTTCAAACAATATATTGAATAATAATTACCTAAAAAAAGACGAGATTAATATTTATCTAGTTAATGGAGAGATAATTGTTGATTAA
- a CDS encoding plastocyanin, protein MLRSIFAGLFAIVLTLGLGISSVSAKTVEVKLGTDAGMLAFEPSTVTISAGDTVKFVNNKLAPHNAVFDGHEELSHADLAFAPGESWEETFDTAGTYDYYCEPHRGAGMVGKVIVE, encoded by the coding sequence ATGTTACGCTCAATCTTCGCAGGGTTATTCGCAATAGTTTTAACTCTAGGTTTAGGTATTTCATCAGTTTCAGCTAAGACTGTTGAAGTAAAACTTGGTACGGATGCTGGAATGCTTGCATTTGAACCTAGTACAGTAACCATTAGTGCTGGTGATACAGTTAAATTCGTCAATAACAAACTTGCCCCTCACAATGCTGTTTTTGATGGACATGAAGAATTAAGTCATGCAGACCTAGCTTTTGCTCCAGGAGAGTCTTGGGAAGAAACATTCGATACAGCAGGAACTTATGATTACTATTGCGAGCCGCATAGAGGTGCTGGAATGGTAGGTAAAGTTATTGTTGAATAA
- a CDS encoding NAD(P)-dependent oxidoreductase, translating into MAYKKLLITGANGCVGQYLVYWFLKNTKFRLYLMVRDKSKLPISIQKNKKVKLLVCDIRECNKYKKEISQINYLIHTATAWGDPIRAYEVNIKAFEELLEMLDIKKLEKIIYFSTASILDTKTELMRESLIYGTEYIQTKYECFQRLRESSYAEKTFAVFPTLVFGGNLGQKSKYPVSYLTSGLKEIEKWLWLARFLKLDSKFHFIHANDIAQICGFLIKNHKEDQYRGFRKFVLGQKFISIDDAIITLLERNNMRRYFAIPVTKKILKILLRILPIQTTPWDSFSIKKYDFNHVSITNPETFKLKSYAKSLNDILRLSKLPSCNNN; encoded by the coding sequence TTGGCATATAAAAAATTATTAATAACTGGAGCAAATGGATGTGTTGGCCAATACTTAGTTTATTGGTTTTTAAAAAACACAAAATTCAGGCTTTATCTTATGGTGCGTGATAAAAGTAAGTTACCAATTTCTATTCAAAAAAATAAAAAAGTCAAGTTATTAGTGTGCGATATCAGGGAATGTAATAAATATAAAAAGGAAATCAGTCAAATTAATTACCTAATACATACTGCAACAGCTTGGGGAGATCCAATAAGAGCCTATGAAGTAAATATTAAAGCTTTCGAAGAATTACTTGAAATGCTTGATATTAAAAAGTTAGAAAAGATTATTTATTTTTCAACAGCCAGCATTTTAGATACCAAAACAGAATTAATGAGGGAATCACTAATTTATGGAACAGAATACATACAAACAAAATACGAATGTTTCCAAAGACTGAGAGAAAGCTCATACGCAGAAAAAACATTCGCTGTTTTCCCTACCTTGGTTTTTGGAGGAAATCTTGGCCAAAAAAGTAAATATCCTGTGAGTTATTTAACTAGTGGATTGAAAGAAATTGAAAAATGGCTTTGGTTAGCAAGATTTTTAAAACTTGATTCTAAATTTCACTTTATACACGCAAATGATATTGCTCAAATTTGTGGGTTTCTAATTAAAAATCATAAAGAAGATCAATACAGAGGCTTTAGAAAATTTGTGCTAGGTCAGAAATTTATTTCAATTGACGATGCCATCATTACACTTTTAGAAAGAAATAATATGAGACGATATTTTGCGATACCCGTTACTAAGAAAATTCTAAAAATATTATTAAGAATTCTCCCCATTCAAACTACCCCTTGGGATAGCTTCAGTATCAAAAAATATGACTTTAATCATGTCTCTATCACAAATCCTGAGACTTTCAAACTTAAAAGTTATGCCAAGTCACTGAATGATATTTTAAGATTATCTAAGTTACCAAGCTGTAATAACAATTAA
- a CDS encoding uroporphyrinogen decarboxylase, with amino-acid sequence MGENLPLLLSAALGKKVNRPPVWMMRQAGRYMKIYRDLRERYPSFRERSENPELSYEISMQPFNAFKPDGVILFSDILTPLPGMGINFEIIESKGPIIEDPIRTLNQIENLKELNPSESLSFVGQVLSSLKKDVNNEATVLGFVGAPWTLAAYVVEGKSSKNYSLIKSMAFNEPDLLHKLLDHFAKSIGEYLKYQIKSGAQVVQIFDSWAGQLSPQDYDIFAGPYQKKVVDIVKAAYPETPIILYISGSAGVIERMAKTGVDIISLDWTVDIKEACKRIPSSIGIQGNVDPGILFGNKESIKERIDNTFNKIKDRKYILNLGHGILPGTPEENAQTFFEHGKKLTY; translated from the coding sequence ATGGGTGAAAATTTACCACTACTACTTTCTGCCGCATTAGGCAAAAAAGTAAATAGGCCTCCAGTATGGATGATGAGGCAAGCAGGAAGATATATGAAAATCTATAGAGATTTAAGGGAGCGCTACCCAAGCTTTAGAGAGAGGTCTGAAAATCCAGAACTTTCATATGAGATTTCAATGCAGCCTTTTAATGCTTTCAAACCGGATGGTGTAATCCTTTTTTCAGATATTCTTACACCTCTTCCTGGGATGGGAATAAATTTTGAGATAATAGAAAGTAAAGGTCCAATAATTGAGGACCCAATAAGAACTCTTAACCAGATAGAAAATTTAAAAGAATTAAATCCAAGTGAGAGTTTAAGTTTTGTGGGGCAAGTTCTTTCTTCACTAAAAAAAGATGTGAATAATGAGGCAACTGTTTTAGGTTTTGTTGGCGCACCTTGGACTCTTGCTGCATATGTAGTAGAAGGTAAAAGCAGTAAAAATTATTCTTTAATAAAATCGATGGCTTTTAATGAACCAGATTTACTTCATAAACTTCTTGATCATTTTGCAAAGTCTATTGGTGAATATCTTAAATATCAAATAAAATCTGGAGCGCAAGTAGTACAAATTTTTGATTCATGGGCAGGCCAACTAAGCCCACAAGATTACGATATCTTTGCTGGGCCCTATCAAAAAAAAGTTGTTGATATTGTGAAAGCAGCATACCCTGAAACACCAATAATTCTTTACATTTCAGGAAGTGCCGGCGTAATAGAGAGAATGGCAAAAACTGGGGTAGATATAATCTCATTAGACTGGACAGTAGACATTAAAGAGGCTTGTAAAAGAATCCCTAGTAGCATAGGAATTCAAGGTAATGTTGATCCTGGCATTTTATTTGGGAACAAAGAATCAATAAAAGAAAGGATAGATAATACTTTCAATAAAATTAAAGACAGGAAATATATTCTTAATCTTGGTCATGGTATTTTACCTGGGACTCCAGAAGAAAATGCTCAAACATTTTTTGAACATGGGAAGAAACTCACTTACTAG
- the glgB gene encoding 1,4-alpha-glucan branching protein GlgB, producing the protein MIETIQADWIKSEAINLENCCNDNPLKILGPHYFEEQWVIRVWMPEAEEVKVNFKNNIYKAECINHKWLFEAILPENPNSDYEINISRGGITHTQSDPWSYREEWMGEVDRHLFAEGNHHHIWEKMGAHLIENKNQKGVMFCIWAPNAKSISIIGDINSWDGRHHPMQKRLGGIWELFLPTIKEGDTYKYEIRTQQGHIYEKADPYGFLHEIRPQNGSIVSKLKNFDWSDSSWISNRDSSSQINKPISVYEMHLGSWLHESTDNKYLEENGEPRDPVPAADLKPGTRLLTYPELTEKLIPYVKERGFTHIELMPISEHPFDGSWGYQVTGWYAPTSRFGTPNEFREFVNKCHEEGIGVILDWVPGHFPKDKHGLAFFDGCHLYEHGDSRIGEHKEWGTLIFNYSRNEVRNFLVANLVYWFEEFHIDGIRVDAVASMLYRDYLRPDGEWIPNENGGNENIEAVKFLQQANHVLFQHFPGALSIAEESTTWPMVTKPTDMGGLGFNLKWNMGWMHDMLDYFEIDPWFRQFHQNSVTFSITYNYTENFMLALSHDEVVHGKSHLLHKMPGDDWKKYANTRALLTYMWTHPGKKTIFMGMEFGQRQEWNVWDDLQWDLLAFEPHKGIRNLVDDLNSLYKKEPALWKNDFDPYGFQWIDCNDKSNSVISFMRRENDTNEWLVVVANFTPNTHDSYKVGVPLDGFYKEIFNSDGSRYGGSNKGNMGGKETINYNIHDYQNALELSLPPLSVSIFKHQSKK; encoded by the coding sequence ATGATCGAGACAATTCAAGCAGACTGGATTAAATCAGAAGCTATCAACCTAGAAAATTGTTGCAATGATAATCCATTAAAAATATTAGGTCCTCATTATTTTGAAGAGCAGTGGGTAATAAGGGTATGGATGCCTGAAGCGGAAGAAGTTAAAGTAAATTTTAAAAATAATATCTACAAAGCAGAGTGCATAAACCATAAATGGCTTTTTGAAGCAATCCTGCCTGAAAATCCAAATTCTGATTACGAAATAAATATTTCAAGAGGAGGGATCACACATACACAAAGTGACCCTTGGTCATATAGAGAAGAGTGGATGGGAGAAGTTGATAGGCATCTCTTTGCAGAAGGTAATCATCATCATATTTGGGAAAAAATGGGAGCACATCTCATTGAAAATAAGAATCAAAAAGGTGTAATGTTCTGCATTTGGGCTCCTAATGCAAAATCAATCTCGATAATTGGAGATATAAATTCTTGGGATGGAAGACATCATCCAATGCAAAAAAGATTAGGAGGAATTTGGGAACTATTCTTGCCAACAATAAAAGAGGGAGACACATATAAATATGAAATAAGAACTCAACAAGGTCATATTTATGAAAAAGCCGATCCATATGGTTTCCTTCATGAAATCAGACCTCAAAATGGTTCAATAGTTTCAAAATTGAAAAACTTTGATTGGAGTGATAGTTCTTGGATTTCAAATAGAGATTCTTCTAGTCAAATTAACAAGCCAATTTCAGTTTATGAAATGCATTTAGGAAGTTGGCTCCATGAATCAACAGATAATAAATATCTCGAAGAAAATGGTGAACCAAGAGACCCAGTCCCTGCAGCCGATTTAAAGCCTGGAACAAGATTATTAACCTATCCAGAATTAACCGAAAAACTCATCCCTTACGTAAAAGAAAGAGGATTCACTCATATTGAACTAATGCCAATATCTGAACATCCTTTCGATGGTTCTTGGGGATATCAGGTAACAGGCTGGTATGCACCAACAAGTAGATTTGGTACTCCAAATGAATTTAGAGAATTTGTAAATAAATGTCATGAAGAGGGCATAGGTGTAATTCTTGATTGGGTACCTGGTCATTTCCCAAAAGACAAGCATGGTTTAGCATTTTTTGATGGTTGTCATCTTTATGAACATGGGGATTCACGCATTGGTGAGCACAAAGAATGGGGAACTTTAATCTTTAATTACAGCAGAAACGAAGTAAGAAATTTTCTAGTAGCCAACCTAGTATATTGGTTTGAAGAATTTCACATTGATGGCATACGTGTAGATGCTGTAGCTTCCATGCTTTATAGAGACTATCTGCGCCCAGATGGAGAATGGATACCTAATGAGAATGGTGGGAATGAAAATATAGAGGCCGTTAAATTTCTTCAACAAGCTAATCATGTACTCTTCCAACATTTCCCTGGTGCACTTTCTATCGCAGAAGAATCAACAACTTGGCCAATGGTAACCAAACCAACGGACATGGGAGGATTAGGGTTTAATTTAAAATGGAATATGGGCTGGATGCACGATATGCTTGATTATTTTGAGATAGATCCTTGGTTCAGACAATTCCATCAAAATAGTGTGACTTTCTCAATAACATATAACTATACGGAGAACTTTATGCTTGCTCTCAGTCATGATGAGGTTGTCCATGGGAAAAGTCATCTTTTACATAAAATGCCTGGTGACGATTGGAAGAAATATGCAAATACTCGAGCTTTACTAACTTATATGTGGACCCATCCTGGTAAAAAAACAATATTCATGGGAATGGAATTTGGACAAAGACAAGAATGGAATGTTTGGGATGATCTTCAATGGGATCTACTGGCATTTGAACCTCATAAAGGAATCAGAAACTTGGTTGATGATTTAAATTCACTTTATAAAAAAGAACCTGCGTTATGGAAAAATGACTTTGATCCCTATGGATTCCAGTGGATTGATTGTAATGACAAATCTAATTCAGTTATAAGTTTCATGAGAAGAGAAAACGACACCAATGAGTGGCTTGTTGTTGTTGCTAACTTTACACCTAATACACATGACTCATACAAAGTAGGGGTTCCTTTAGATGGATTCTATAAAGAAATATTTAATTCAGATGGCTCTAGATACGGAGGCAGTAACAAGGGGAATATGGGCGGCAAAGAAACTATAAATTACAATATTCATGATTATCAAAATGCACTAGAACTCTCTTTGCCCCCATTAAGCGTGAGTATCTTCAAACATCAATCAAAAAAATAA
- a CDS encoding CocE/NonD family hydrolase — translation MYSSRWLDKSLVLRDGVRLISRIWLPNGDGPWPALLMRQPYGREIASTITYSHPEWWASKGYMVIIQDVRGMGASEGVFNGFSQEASDTSETHEWVRSLKECNGKLGLYGFSYQGFTQLTGELNSKPPDCLSPAMTGMNIKDHWCSDGGAYWWHNNIAWGLQIAALKMKRENNLSEWEKIRIALENKSYLREGVDILKKYDPNSFVLEWLKNLNNVRPFEEFKPISSWIKQPILIIGGIWDPHLRGAFDLYKKSKEAGGSPEIIIGNATHLNWWKGSQESLLKFFDKHLKSDEDFNFKDQKIEKKIWNISLNKWEELDNKFHPEFIFGLKSDGAANVEVEDGSLIINSKGSGWFTIVNDPWRPTPSDGGHLGPNPGKFNRNIIDKRLDVGVFQTNSFKEDQYLTGVPTLDIQVKSDQPNFDICLALSLIEKGYEKVNQFSTGFLRVKNSKINEECLYQITMQPTNICLIKGSKLRLSISAAAYPAIGVNPGFGEENIGAPSANHRIITLSFLLNKTFMKMNPFF, via the coding sequence ATGTATAGTTCAAGATGGCTTGACAAATCTCTAGTACTTAGAGATGGAGTCAGGCTCATATCAAGGATTTGGTTGCCTAATGGAGATGGGCCATGGCCAGCATTATTAATGAGACAACCTTATGGCAGGGAAATAGCTTCAACAATTACTTATTCACACCCTGAATGGTGGGCTTCCAAAGGGTATATGGTGATAATTCAGGATGTTAGAGGAATGGGTGCTTCTGAAGGAGTTTTTAATGGTTTTTCTCAAGAAGCAAGTGATACTTCAGAAACTCATGAATGGGTAAGGTCTTTAAAAGAATGTAATGGAAAACTTGGCTTATATGGTTTTTCATATCAAGGATTTACTCAACTAACTGGTGAATTAAATTCAAAGCCGCCCGATTGTTTATCACCGGCAATGACTGGGATGAATATTAAAGATCATTGGTGCTCAGATGGAGGAGCATATTGGTGGCATAACAATATTGCATGGGGACTTCAAATTGCAGCACTAAAAATGAAAAGAGAAAATAATTTGTCTGAGTGGGAAAAAATAAGAATAGCCTTAGAAAATAAAAGTTATTTAAGGGAAGGAGTTGATATTTTAAAAAAATATGATCCTAATAGCTTTGTTTTGGAATGGCTTAAAAATTTAAATAATGTTCGACCCTTTGAAGAATTTAAACCAATTTCATCATGGATTAAACAACCTATTTTAATTATTGGAGGAATTTGGGATCCACATTTAAGAGGAGCCTTTGATCTTTATAAAAAATCTAAAGAAGCTGGTGGTAGTCCAGAGATCATTATTGGAAACGCGACACACCTAAATTGGTGGAAGGGATCACAAGAATCTTTATTAAAATTTTTTGATAAACATTTAAAATCAGATGAAGATTTTAATTTCAAGGACCAAAAAATAGAAAAAAAAATATGGAATATTTCATTAAATAAATGGGAAGAATTAGATAATAAATTTCACCCTGAATTTATTTTTGGCCTTAAAAGCGATGGAGCAGCAAATGTAGAGGTTGAAGATGGAAGTCTTATCATAAATTCAAAAGGTTCAGGATGGTTCACAATTGTTAATGACCCCTGGAGACCCACTCCATCTGACGGGGGCCATCTAGGTCCAAATCCTGGAAAGTTTAATAGAAATATTATTGATAAACGCTTGGATGTAGGTGTTTTTCAAACCAATTCTTTTAAAGAAGATCAATATCTAACAGGTGTTCCCACATTAGATATCCAAGTAAAAAGTGATCAGCCCAATTTCGATATCTGCCTTGCTTTATCTCTAATTGAAAAAGGTTATGAGAAGGTGAATCAATTTTCAACTGGCTTTTTAAGGGTTAAAAACTCCAAAATAAATGAAGAATGCCTTTATCAAATAACAATGCAGCCAACAAATATTTGTTTAATTAAAGGTAGCAAGCTTCGCTTATCTATATCTGCAGCAGCTTACCCCGCTATTGGAGTTAATCCTGGATTTGGGGAGGAAAATATTGGGGCACCTTCAGCAAATCATAGAATTATTACTCTAAGTTTTCTTCTTAATAAAACATTTATGAAAATGAACCCTTTTTTTTAA
- a CDS encoding DUF4332 domain-containing protein yields MESKPFLDFLPSNFRHEKSFFIQNKLTDLERLSNMSDLDLNEIQKKSPICSLNNLKKIRAIALFKKEIGISPPQAYLLLHCGVSSTKSLSISTPYELVRKIGRLERNLRVKTETDITLILLKKWINRANEFYRSN; encoded by the coding sequence ATGGAAAGCAAACCATTTTTAGATTTTTTGCCATCTAACTTTAGACATGAGAAATCTTTTTTTATTCAAAATAAACTAACTGACCTTGAAAGACTTAGTAATATGTCAGACTTAGATTTAAATGAGATTCAAAAAAAATCTCCAATATGTTCTTTAAATAATCTAAAGAAAATTAGGGCTATTGCTCTTTTTAAAAAAGAAATTGGAATTTCCCCACCGCAAGCATATCTACTTTTACATTGTGGTGTTAGTTCAACTAAATCATTATCAATATCTACTCCTTACGAATTAGTACGCAAAATTGGCCGACTAGAAAGAAATCTACGAGTGAAAACTGAGACAGATATAACTCTTATTCTCTTAAAAAAATGGATTAATAGAGCCAATGAATTCTACAGATCTAATTAA